One stretch of Streptomyces sp. R21 DNA includes these proteins:
- a CDS encoding carbohydrate ABC transporter permease, translating into MTVRGRWLSLLGDLALILYFLFALFPIAWMVILSLKPANQLFSTYFSFTPTLGSYRTVLGDSEGIPFVRFFVNSLVVSVGAVALSLVVGLPAAYASARWRFKGSENLMFTLLSFRFAPELTVIIPLFVLYQKLGLFDTYVGMVWVLQLVTLPLIVWIMRSYFADLTPELEQAALLDGYTRKQAFFKVALPLVKPGIAAVSLLAFIFAWNNFVFPLILTSNEAQTVTVGALSFLGGDRPKYNLTAAAALISVVPPLLLALTIQRYLVRGLSFGAVKS; encoded by the coding sequence GTGACGGTCAGGGGCAGGTGGTTGAGCCTGCTCGGCGACCTCGCCCTCATCCTCTACTTCCTCTTCGCGCTCTTCCCGATCGCCTGGATGGTGATCCTCTCGCTGAAGCCCGCCAACCAGCTCTTCAGCACCTACTTCTCCTTCACCCCGACCCTCGGCTCCTACCGGACCGTCCTCGGCGACAGCGAGGGCATCCCGTTCGTGCGGTTCTTCGTCAACAGCCTGGTGGTGTCGGTGGGCGCGGTGGCGCTCTCACTCGTGGTCGGGCTCCCGGCGGCGTACGCGTCGGCGCGCTGGCGCTTCAAGGGCTCCGAGAACCTGATGTTCACGCTGCTGTCGTTCCGCTTCGCACCCGAACTCACCGTGATCATCCCGCTGTTCGTGCTCTACCAGAAGCTCGGCCTCTTCGACACGTACGTCGGCATGGTGTGGGTGCTGCAACTGGTCACCCTGCCGCTGATCGTGTGGATCATGCGGTCGTACTTCGCCGATCTGACCCCGGAGCTGGAGCAGGCGGCCCTGCTGGACGGCTACACGCGCAAGCAGGCGTTCTTCAAGGTCGCCCTGCCGCTGGTCAAGCCCGGCATCGCGGCCGTGTCACTGCTCGCGTTCATCTTCGCCTGGAACAACTTCGTCTTCCCGCTGATCCTCACCTCGAACGAGGCCCAGACCGTGACCGTGGGCGCGCTGTCCTTCCTCGGCGGCGACCGGCCCAAGTACAACCTCACGGCCGCCGCCGCGCTGATCTCCGTCGTACCGCCGCTGCTGCTCGCGCTGACCATCCAGCGGTATCTGGTGCGCGGGCTGTCGTTCGGGGCGGTGAAGTCGTGA
- a CDS encoding carbohydrate ABC transporter permease, protein MAADASRTTSLKETDHGAASREEGTRRVRAVPAWRRGLRPYLLIVPALLLTGGILYPFGLGLYYTLFDFSASKPQPDMVGFDNYRTVFTQDAFWNSAWVTVLYAVGAAAFETVLGVSVALLLHRSTLVGRVLEKILILPLMIAPVIAAIIWKLMLQPSVGVVNHLLKPFGLGGVQWTDTPTGALLSSIAVDVWVYTPFVAILALAGLRSLPTSPFEAAAVDGAGWWYTFRRLTLPMLWPYVLVAVIFRFMDSLKVFDIIYALTEGGPGDSTVVLQIRAYLEAIRFQRYSFGISYTIVLWAVVYLAAMVLVRHLGRIQRRAAEVSK, encoded by the coding sequence ATGGCCGCAGACGCCTCTCGTACGACCTCGTTGAAGGAGACCGACCACGGGGCGGCCTCGCGCGAGGAGGGCACGCGGCGGGTACGGGCCGTTCCGGCCTGGCGGCGCGGACTGCGCCCGTACCTGCTGATCGTGCCCGCGCTGCTGCTCACCGGCGGGATCCTGTACCCGTTCGGACTCGGCCTGTACTACACGCTGTTCGACTTCTCGGCGAGCAAGCCGCAGCCGGACATGGTGGGCTTCGACAACTACCGGACCGTGTTCACCCAGGACGCCTTCTGGAACTCCGCGTGGGTGACCGTCCTGTACGCCGTCGGGGCCGCCGCCTTCGAGACCGTGCTCGGAGTCTCCGTCGCCCTGCTGCTGCACCGCTCGACGCTCGTCGGCCGGGTGCTGGAGAAGATCCTCATCCTGCCGTTGATGATCGCCCCCGTGATCGCCGCGATCATCTGGAAACTGATGCTCCAGCCGTCGGTGGGGGTGGTGAACCATCTGCTGAAACCCTTCGGACTGGGGGGAGTTCAGTGGACGGACACCCCGACGGGCGCGCTGCTGTCGTCGATCGCGGTCGACGTCTGGGTCTACACGCCGTTCGTGGCGATCCTCGCCCTGGCCGGTCTGCGGTCGCTGCCCACCTCCCCGTTCGAGGCGGCGGCCGTGGACGGCGCGGGCTGGTGGTACACCTTCCGGCGGCTGACGCTGCCGATGCTGTGGCCGTACGTCCTGGTCGCGGTGATCTTCCGGTTCATGGACTCGCTGAAGGTGTTCGACATCATCTACGCCCTCACCGAGGGCGGGCCCGGCGACTCCACGGTGGTCCTGCAGATCCGCGCCTACCTGGAGGCTATCCGCTTCCAGCGCTACTCGTTCGGGATCAGCTACACGATCGTGCTCTGGGCCGTGGTCTATCTGGCGGCGATGGTGCTCGTACGCCATCTGGGCCGCATCCAGCGCCGGGCGGCGGAGGTGTCGAAGTGA
- a CDS encoding sugar ABC transporter substrate-binding protein, with translation MDMHVHDRRRFLALTAATAAAPLLTACGAGFGGDDKKNDGSAAEDVTGSFDWKREKGKTVKALLNKHPYTDALIADLKSFTEKTGIKVEYDVFPEDNYFDKLTVDLSSGRASYDVFMLGAYMVWQYGPPGWLEDLGPWMRSSSATGQEWDQADFFPNLLQADQWSLKAGAPLGQGGQYALPWGWETNVVAYNTDVFKKLGLKPAESFDELRELAGTIKRKAPGAGFDGMYGIAVRGSRSWATIHPGFMTMYARNGLHDFTVTDGKLKPAMNTPQAIAFQQDWADMVKRGGPPSWTSYTWYQCSSDLGAKKAGMLFDADTAAYFQAVKGASPASGKIAFHPGPKGPDGSLATNMWIWSLGMNSKSKKKSAAWLFLQWATGKEHLRKGALTYNHIDPVRKSIAQDGAYKDKMRHLEGFIDTFEAVVDQTKIQFTPQSQFFDATTSWAASLQEIYGGKSARSVLNGLASDLASKVG, from the coding sequence ATGGACATGCACGTGCACGACCGCCGACGCTTCCTCGCGCTCACCGCGGCGACGGCCGCCGCCCCGCTGCTGACCGCGTGCGGCGCCGGGTTCGGCGGGGACGACAAGAAGAACGACGGCTCGGCCGCCGAGGATGTGACCGGTTCCTTCGACTGGAAGCGGGAGAAGGGCAAGACCGTCAAGGCGCTGCTGAACAAGCACCCGTACACGGACGCGCTGATCGCCGATCTCAAGTCGTTCACCGAGAAGACCGGCATCAAGGTCGAGTACGACGTCTTCCCCGAGGACAACTACTTCGACAAGCTCACCGTGGACCTGTCGAGCGGGCGGGCCTCGTACGACGTCTTCATGCTCGGCGCGTACATGGTGTGGCAGTACGGGCCGCCGGGCTGGCTGGAGGACCTCGGGCCGTGGATGCGCAGCTCCTCGGCCACCGGCCAGGAATGGGACCAGGCCGACTTCTTCCCCAACCTCCTCCAGGCCGACCAGTGGTCGCTGAAGGCGGGCGCACCGCTCGGTCAGGGCGGGCAGTACGCGCTGCCGTGGGGCTGGGAGACGAACGTCGTCGCCTACAACACGGACGTGTTCAAGAAGCTCGGGCTGAAGCCCGCCGAGAGCTTCGACGAGTTGCGCGAACTCGCCGGGACGATCAAACGCAAGGCCCCCGGTGCCGGGTTCGACGGGATGTACGGCATCGCGGTACGCGGGTCGAGGAGCTGGGCGACCATCCACCCGGGCTTCATGACGATGTACGCCCGCAACGGACTGCACGACTTCACCGTCACCGACGGCAAGCTGAAGCCCGCCATGAACACCCCTCAGGCCATCGCGTTCCAGCAGGACTGGGCCGACATGGTCAAGCGGGGCGGGCCGCCGTCCTGGACGTCGTACACCTGGTACCAGTGCTCCAGCGACCTCGGCGCGAAGAAGGCCGGGATGCTGTTCGACGCGGACACGGCCGCGTACTTCCAGGCGGTGAAGGGTGCGAGCCCGGCCTCCGGGAAGATCGCCTTCCATCCCGGACCGAAGGGGCCCGACGGGTCGCTCGCCACCAACATGTGGATCTGGTCGCTCGGGATGAACTCCAAGAGCAAGAAGAAGAGCGCCGCCTGGCTGTTCCTCCAGTGGGCGACCGGCAAGGAGCATCTGCGCAAGGGCGCGCTGACGTACAACCACATCGATCCGGTGCGGAAGTCGATCGCCCAGGACGGCGCCTACAAGGACAAGATGCGGCACCTGGAGGGGTTCATCGACACCTTCGAGGCGGTCGTCGACCAGACGAAGATCCAGTTCACGCCGCAGAGCCAGTTCTTCGACGCGACGACGAGCTGGGCGGCCTCGCTCCAGGAGATCTACGGCGGCAAGAGCGCCAGGTCCGTGCTGAACGGGCTGGCAAGTGACCTGGCCTCCAAGGTGGGTTGA
- a CDS encoding FGGY-family carbohydrate kinase — MGYEGGDAWLGIDLGTQSVRVLLVAGDGTLLGSGSAPLTGRREGVRHEQDPGEWWQAVCAASRAALGARSGVRIGALAVCGTSGTVLLTDGSGRPVSPGLMYDDGRAAEEAGRAREAGLLVQNGWGLPKALWLVREHGGARGLRLAHQPDAIVHRLTGGPAPTDSSHALKTGYDVERDAWPRDALSPLDLPDGLLPDVVRPGSRIGEVCAAAAEATGIPAGTPVIAGMTDGCAAQIASGALREGSWNSVLGTTLVLKGAASKPVRDATGVVYNHRAPDGSWLPGGASSVGAGALTAYFPDATPAVMDSAAVAFEPASVLAYPLVSPGERFPFLAPDATAFVLGTPASDADLWAALLQGVGYTERLCLDSLHALGAPMDGTLTFTGGAARSAYWNRLRADILGRPARVPEQTEPALGMAALAAFGAGATATLADAAERMVRIRTLVEPRPARTALFAEPYARLVDELERRGWLPAAVAAHARARLDLDTAQS; from the coding sequence ATGGGGTATGAGGGCGGCGACGCGTGGCTGGGGATCGACCTGGGCACGCAGAGCGTCCGTGTGCTGCTCGTCGCGGGCGACGGCACGCTCCTCGGCAGCGGCTCGGCCCCGCTGACCGGGCGCCGGGAGGGCGTGCGGCACGAGCAGGACCCGGGGGAGTGGTGGCAGGCGGTGTGCGCGGCGTCCCGGGCCGCCCTCGGCGCGCGATCGGGCGTGCGCATCGGCGCTCTCGCCGTGTGCGGCACGTCCGGGACCGTGCTGCTGACGGACGGCTCCGGCCGGCCGGTGAGCCCCGGCCTGATGTACGACGACGGGCGCGCGGCCGAGGAGGCCGGGCGGGCCCGGGAGGCAGGGCTGCTCGTGCAGAACGGCTGGGGGCTCCCGAAGGCGCTGTGGCTGGTGCGGGAGCACGGCGGGGCGCGGGGACTCAGGCTGGCCCACCAGCCCGACGCGATCGTGCACCGGCTCACCGGCGGGCCCGCGCCGACCGACTCCAGCCACGCCCTCAAGACCGGCTACGACGTCGAGCGCGACGCCTGGCCGCGCGATGCCCTCTCCCCACTGGACCTTCCCGACGGCCTGTTGCCGGACGTCGTCCGTCCGGGCAGCCGGATCGGCGAGGTCTGCGCGGCCGCCGCCGAGGCCACCGGCATCCCCGCCGGAACCCCGGTGATCGCCGGGATGACCGACGGCTGCGCCGCCCAGATCGCCTCCGGCGCCCTGCGCGAGGGCTCCTGGAACTCGGTGCTCGGCACGACCCTCGTCCTCAAGGGCGCCGCATCCAAACCCGTCCGGGACGCGACCGGAGTCGTCTACAACCATCGTGCACCGGACGGCAGTTGGCTGCCCGGCGGGGCGTCGAGCGTCGGCGCGGGCGCGCTGACCGCGTACTTCCCGGACGCCACGCCCGCCGTCATGGACTCAGCGGCCGTCGCCTTCGAGCCCGCGTCCGTCCTCGCCTACCCGCTCGTCTCACCCGGCGAACGTTTTCCCTTCCTCGCCCCGGACGCGACCGCCTTCGTCCTCGGCACCCCCGCCTCCGACGCCGACCTGTGGGCCGCCCTCCTCCAGGGCGTCGGTTACACGGAACGCCTCTGCCTCGACTCCCTGCACGCCCTCGGCGCCCCGATGGACGGCACGCTCACCTTCACCGGAGGCGCCGCCCGCAGCGCCTACTGGAACCGGCTGCGCGCCGACATCCTGGGCCGCCCCGCCCGCGTCCCCGAGCAGACCGAACCCGCCCTGGGCATGGCCGCGTTGGCCGCGTTCGGCGCCGGCGCCACGGCCACACTCGCCGACGCCGCCGAACGCATGGTCCGCATCCGCACCCTCGTCGAACCGCGCCCTGCCCGCACCGCGCTCTTCGCCGAGCCGTACGCCCGCCTGGTCGACGAACTGGAGCGGCGCGGCTGGCTGCCCGCGGCGGTCGCCGCACACGCACGGGCCCGGCTGGACCTGGATACTGCCCAGTCATGA
- a CDS encoding histidine phosphatase family protein: MTTTTRTTLLLARHGQTIWHAENRYAGVSDVPLTDEGRAQAEALGRWAAAHPVDAIWTSTVSRAVATADPACRALGLTPHREPALRECDFGVVEGRTLAEFAADNPERAKAFRADPVSYPFPEAEDPRTAAHRGANALRRIATAHPGERVLVVAHNTLLRLVLCSLLSIPLGAYRRVFPQLRNAAVSEIRMEDGSAALLSLNVPCA, from the coding sequence ATGACGACGACCACGAGGACGACACTGCTGCTGGCCCGGCACGGCCAGACCATCTGGCACGCCGAGAACCGCTACGCCGGGGTGAGCGACGTCCCGCTCACCGACGAGGGCCGCGCCCAGGCGGAGGCCCTCGGCCGCTGGGCCGCCGCCCATCCCGTCGACGCGATCTGGACGTCCACCGTCTCCCGCGCCGTCGCCACCGCCGACCCCGCCTGCCGCGCCCTCGGTCTCACCCCGCACCGCGAACCCGCCCTGCGCGAATGCGACTTCGGCGTCGTGGAGGGCCGCACCCTCGCCGAGTTCGCCGCCGACAACCCCGAGCGGGCCAAGGCGTTCCGGGCGGACCCGGTGTCGTACCCCTTCCCGGAGGCGGAGGACCCGCGCACCGCCGCGCACCGCGGCGCGAACGCCCTGCGCCGCATCGCGACCGCCCACCCCGGCGAACGTGTCCTGGTCGTCGCCCACAACACCCTCCTGCGCCTGGTCCTCTGCTCCCTGCTGTCCATCCCGCTCGGCGCATACCGGCGGGTGTTCCCGCAGTTGCGCAACGCGGCGGTCAGCGAGATCCGCATGGAGGACGGAAGTGCGGCCCTGCTGTCACTCAACGTGCCCTGT